The following is a genomic window from Amycolatopsis cihanbeyliensis.
GAACCCTCGCAACAAATGTGATTCGATTTCATGTTTGGGTTCCGTGGGGTTCATGGGTCGGCTAACCTCGGCCGGGATCGTGTGACCGACCGCGGATCGAGAGCGCTGGGGGTTGCCGCCGTGCCCGAACTGACCAGACGTGGGTTCGTCGCCGTTGCCGGAGCCTCCGGTCTCGGGCTGCTGCTGGCCACCCCGACCGCCCGGGCCGTGGACAGGGCACTGCGGGAGACCACCCGGCGCACCGTGAACCCGGCCGGGACCACGCTGGAGGCGGTGGCCGTGCCGGTGACCCGGGGTCCCCGGTACACGCGACTCACCGAAGGACCCGGCTGGCCCCTGGTCGTACGGGCGGACCTGGTCGCGGCCACCAGCGGGCGGGACGAGCGGCGCACCGCGCTGGCCTCGTTCGTCCAGTTCACCGACATGCACATCACCGACTCCGAGTGCCCGGCCCGGTTCGAGTACCTGCACCCTTTCGTCGGGTCCGCGCACCGTCCACAGGAGACGCTCGGCCCCGTGTCCGCGGCTTCGCTCGTGCGCAGGGTGAACGCCGTGGCGAACGGCCCGTTCACCGGCAGGCCGTTCGACTTCATGATGACCACGGGGGACAACACCGACAACCACGAGCACATCGAGCTGTCCTGGTTCCTCGGCATCCTCAACGGCGGCACCATCACCCCCACCAGCGGCGACCCGCGGCGCTACGAGGGCGTGCAGGACTCCGGTTCGGCGCACTACTGGAACCCCGGCACCCGGCTGGACGACGACTACACCGCCAAGGGCTTCCCGCGGCTACCCGGCCTGCTGGACGCGGCGATCGGGCGGTTCGACTCACCCGGCCTGGACATCCCGTGGTATTGCACATTCGGCAACCACGACAACACCCCGGTCGGCACGCTGCCCGCGAACATCCCCGGCATCGAGTACTGGTACACCGGCGGGCACAAGATCATCGGCAAGGACGAGAGCACCAGCCGCAAGCTCGCCGACGCCATGCGCAAGCCCGGCGCGACCGTGCCGGCCACCGAACTGTTCGGCAACTCCGGCCTGATCCGCGAGGTCACCCCGGACGAGCGGCGCGCGCCGTACAGCACCGCGGAGTTCGTGCGGGCCCACCTCGACCCGGCCAACACCGGGGCCGGCCCGGTCGGCCACGGCTTCACCGACGGCAACGCCGACGGCCGCGATGTCTACTACACCTTCCGCATCGCCGAGGGTGTCACCGGGATCAGCCTGGACACCACGACCCTGGGTGGCTTCGCCGACGGCTCGATCGGGCTCGGCCAGTTCCTCTGGGTCGAGCGCACGCTGCGTGCGGGCAGCTCCGCCTACTACGACGTCTGGGGCAGCAAGGTCACCCAGGACGTGAGCGACGAGCTGTTCATCCTGTTCAGCCACCACACCAGCGACTCGATGGGCAACCCGCTGCCCGACTCGCGGCACCCGCTGGAGCCACGGCTGAACGGCGAGACGTTCGTCGGGCTGCTCAACCGGTTCCCGAACGTGCTGGCCTGGGTGAACGGCCACCAGCACCTGAACAAGATCACGCCCCACCCCGGTAGCACGCCCGCGCGGGGGTTCTGGGAGATCAACACCGCCTCGCACATCGACTTCCCGCAGCAGGCCCGCGTGATCGAGGTGGCCGACAACGCCGACGGCACGCTGTCGCTGTTCACCACCCTGGTCGAGGCCGAGGGGCCGTACGCAGCCGACTACGACGACACCACACCCCCCGCGCTGGCCTCGCTGTACCGCGAGCTGTCCTACAACGACCTGCACGCCGACCGCACCCGCGAGGGCGCGGGCCCCGATCGCAACACCGAGCTGCTGCTGGTCGACCCGCTGGCCTGAGCTTGTTCCTGAACTGGACTTTTGCTGCTCGAGGTGAGTGGAAGAACTCGCCCTCCCGTCTCCCACCACCACCCAAACGGAGGCGCTGACGCGCCACTCTGCTGAGCGGCGAAAGCCCGCGGGCGGCGAGGCCGGGCGCGTGACCGGCGAAGGTGACGTTTCGTGGCGGAGTCCGAGCCCGGCCGAGCCGACCGTGACGCGAGCTTAAGAACAGGCTCTGACCGAGCCGGAGCCACGCCGTACTCGAACGACCCTAGAAAAACGCCAAACCGGGGCGAACTGTTTACTCCGCACATCAGGAGAGTGAAAATCCTTGACGGCCGGTAACCGTGCCCTGCCGGCCGGAGTTCGAGGGTTGGAGCGATATGCGCGGACGTCTCGCCACCGTGATCCTGGCCATTGCCGTGACCGCCACGATGGCGGCGCCGAATGCCGCGGCGGAGCCCGGCGGCGAGGCCATCGACTACCAGGAATGGAACAGCGCGCGGGACTTCGCCCTGGGCACCGCGGAAGGCGTCGTACCGGGCCCGTGGGGGCTGCGGATCAGCAGGCCGGTCGGCACGATCGAGCGCACGGAACCGGACCTGGGCACCACCCGCAGCTACGAGTACGGCCGGTGGACCACGCCGCGGTACCGGCACGGCTTCGACGCCACCGAGTTGGTCGCGTCCTGGAACGCGCGTACCCCGGACTCCACCTGGCTGCAGATCGAGGCACGCGGCCGCACCGCCGCCGGTACGGACACCGCGTGGTACGTGCTCGGCCAGTGGGCACACGGGGACGGCGACATCCAGCGCACCACCGTCGCCGGCCAGCGGGACGAGCACGCCTCGGTCAGCGTGGACACCCTGGTCACCCGGTCCGGCGTGACGCTGCGCTCGTACCAGCTGCGGGTAACCCTGTACCGCGAGGCGGGCAGCTGGGCGTCCCCGCTGGTGCGCGGCGTCGGGGCGATGGCCTCGCACGTTCCGGACCGGTTCGAGGTGCCGACCTCCGAACCGGGCCCGGCCCGCGGGATCGAGCTGCCGGTGCCGCGGCACGCGCAGAACCTGCACAGGGGGAACTACCCGGAGTACGGCGGTGGCGGCCAGAACTGGTGCAGCCCGACCTCCACGCAGATGGTGGTGGAGTACTGGGGGCGCGGGCCGAGCAGGCGAGAGCTGTCCTGGATCCCGCCGGACTACGTGGACCCGACGGTCGCGCACGCCGCCCGGTTCACCTACGACTACTCCTACGAGGGAACCGGGAACTGGCCGTTCAACACCGCCTACGCGGCGCACCACGGGCTGCGCGGGCACGTCACCCGGCTGCACTCGCTTGCCGAGCTCGAGGGCTACATCGCGCGCGGCATCCCGGTGATCACCTCGCAGTCCTTCCTGGAGAGTGAGCTGGACGGCGCGGGCTACGGCACCGCGGGCCACATCATGGTGGTGGTCGGGTTCACCGAGCACGGCGACGTGATCGTGAACGACCCGGCCTCGAACAGCAACGAGGCCGTGCGCAACGTGTACCCGAGGGCGCAGTTCGAGACGATCTGGCAACGCACCAAGCGCTACGACGCCGAAGGGAACGTGGCAGGCGGCCCCGGGGGGATCGCCTACGTGATCAGGCCATAACCCATGCGGTTGTCGCGATAGCCGCATGGTCCGTGGCAAGCTGCGGGCATGGCGTACGAGGTATCGGGCGTCGTCGCCCGCGCGCAGGGTGAGCCGGTCACCGTGGAGAAGGTGCTGGTGCCCGACCCGGGCCCGGGCGAGGCGATCGTGTCGGTGCGGGCCTGCGGGGTCTGCCACACCGACCTGCACTACCGCGAAGGCGGGATCAACGACGAGTTCCCCTTCCTGCTCGGGCACGAGGCCGCGGGCGTCGTGGAGCGGGTGGGTGCCGGGGTCACCGCGATCGAACCCGGCGACTTCGTGATCCTGAACTGGCGGGCCGTCTGCGGGGTCTGCCGGGCATGCAGGCGGGGCAGGCCGTGGTACTGCTTCGACACGCACAACGCCGCGCAGCCGATGACCCTCGCCGACGGCACCGAGCTCAGCCCGGCACTCGGTATCGGGGCCTTCGTCGAGAAGACTCTCGTGCACAGCGGGCAGTGCACCAAGGTCAGTCCCGCGGCGGAGCCCGCCGTGGCCGGGCTGCTCGGCTGCGGGGTGATGGCCGGGATCGGCGCCGCGATCAACACCGGCCAGGTGGGCCGGGGCGACACCGTCGCGGTGATCGGCTGCGGCGGGGTCGGCGACGCGGCCATCGCCGGCGCGCGGCTGGCCGGCGCGGGCACGATCATCGCGGTGGACACCGACGCCAGGAAGCTGGAGTGGGCGCGGAGTTTCGGCGCCACGCACACCATCCACGCGCGGGACCGCGGCGAGGACGAGATCGTCGCGGAGGTCAGGGAGCACACCGCCGGATTCGGCGCCGACGTGGTGATCGACGCGGTCGGCAGGCCGGAGACCTGGCGTCAGGCCTTCTACGCCCGTGACCTCGCCGGCACGGTGGTGCTGGTCGGGGTGCCGACACCGGACATGCGGCTGGCCGACCTGCCGTTCATCGACTTCTTCGCGCGCGGCGGTTCGCTCAAGTCGTCCTGGTACGGCGACTGCCTGCCCTCGCGGGACTTCCCCATGCTGATCGAGGCCTACCTGCAGGGCAGGCTCCCGCTGGAGCGGTTCGTCACCGAGCGGATCCCGCTGAACGGCGTGGAAAAGGCCTTCGAACGGATGCACCGGGGCGAGGTGCTGCGCAGCGTGGTGGTGTTCGACTGAGCGAGCGGCCGAGAACCGTGCGCACCCGCGGTGGTGGCGGCCGCGAACTGAGCTACGCCGACGCCGACTTCCCTGCCGACCCCTATCCGGGTGCGCGGCCGGGCGGATCCTTCGTGCATCTCGACGAGATCGGCCACGCCCTCGGCCACCACACCGGCGGCTGGCACCTCGCCGCGGGGGACGCGCTGGAGGACTGGCTGACCACCCGCGGCGCGCCGGGGCTCGCGCGGCGGCGACCGGTCCTCGCCTACGGGTCCAACGCCTGCCCCGCCAAGATCACCTGGCTGCGTACCGAACTCGGGCTCACCGGACCGGTTGTCGCGCTGCACGCGGAATGCCACGACCTGGCCGCCGTGTGGGCGGCCGGGTTGCGGCAGCGGGACGGGCAGCGGCCCGCCACCCTGGCCGCGTTGCCGCGAGCGGTCGAGCGGCACGCCGTCTGGCTGGCGACCGAGGAGCAGATCCGGGTGCTCGACGTGTGCGAGGGACGGGGTGAGCGCTACCACCTCAGCCGGCTGCACAGTGGCACGGTCACCCTCGAGGACGGCACCGTGCTCGGCGAGCCGCTGGCCTACACCGCGGCCGGGCCGCAGCGGATGCCGTTACTCGCCGGCGGCACCCCGGTACGGACCGCGGAAGTCGGCCAGGCCGAGGCGCGCCTGTTACGGGGCGACCCGGCCACCTCACACGGGTTGACCGTCACTGTTCTCTGAGGAGTGTGCCCGGGTTGAGGATGCCGGTGGGATCCACGGCCCGCTTGGCGGCTGCCAGCACCGAGATCCCGATCTCACCGATCTCCCCCGCCAGGTAGGGCGCGTGGTCCGCGCCGACCGCGTGGTGGTGCGAGATCGTCCCCAGTGGACTTCCCGATCCGGCGATCGCTTGGCAGGCGGCCCGTTTCGCCCGGACCCACTGGCCGACCGGGTCGGCGTCATCCCGCGGAAGGAGAACCGTGAAGTACAGCGAGGCCCCGGTTTCGTAGGCATGCGACACGTGGCACATGACCACCGGTGAGCGGCCCGGCGCGCGCAGCGAGTCCACCAGCGCCGCACGCACCTCGGTACGCAGCCTGCTCAGGGTGGACCAGTGCGTCGCCGTCTCCAGCGTCTCCACGCACAGGCCGAGGTCGAGCAGGGCGTCCCGCTGCCGTGGCCCGGCGAACCGCCCCGCGCGCCAGGCCTCACCCGCCGAGCGGCCCAGCCGCACCGCGCCCGCCGCGCGCAGCATCCGCACGGTCCGCGCGCGGCGGCCGCCGATCTCCCGCCGCGTGCCGCCGTGCCAGCCGAGTACCAGCAGGCAGGGCTCGGCCACCCCCCTGGCGCGCAGGTAGCGGCGCAGCAGCGCGGTCCGCCCTCCGCCCTTCAGGGTCAGCGAGATCTCCGTCTCGTCCGCGTCGGACAACCGGGTGACGTCGGCGAGCGCCCCGGCCTGCGCCAGCTCGCGTACCGCCGCGGTGCCGCGCTCCCAACCGTCCAGCACGAAGCCCTCGAACCGTTCCACGGCGGGCAGCGGTCGCACCCGCACGGTGACCTCGGTGAGCACCCCCAGAGCGCCCTCGCTACCGACCGCCAGCTCCCGCAGGTCCGGCCCGGCCGCCGAGGCGGGCGCGACGCCGAGCCGCCACTCACCGCGCGGGGTGGCCAGGCGCACCCCCTCCACCATGTCCTCGAACCGGCCGTAACCCGCCGAGGCCTGCCCCGCGGAGCGGGTGGCCGCGAACCCGCCGATGGTGGCGCGCTCGAAGGACTGCGGCACGTGCCCGAGGGTCAGCCCGTGCGCCGCCAGCAGCCGCTCGGCCTCCGGGCCACGCACACCGGCCTGGAACACCGCCAGCCGGGACACCGGATCCACCGAGACCAGCCGGTTCAGCCGCCGCAGGTCGAGCACGACCACCGCGTGCTTGCCGCCCCGCGCCGCGGTGACGCCGCCGACCACGGAGGTCCCGCCACCGAACGGCACCACCGCGAGGTCGTGACGGGCACAGGCCTCGAGCACCCGCTGTACCTGTTCCGGATCGCCGGGCAGCAGCACGGCGTCGGGGACCGGCAGCTCTCCCGGCAACCGCCTGCGCAGCAGATCGAGATAGGAGAGCCCGCCGCAGCGGCCGAGCCTGGCCACGCGGTCGGTCAGCACGTGCTCCGCGCCGACCACCTCGGCCAGGTCGGCACTCGCCGCGGGTGGCAGCGCCGACTCGGGCACGGCGAGGTCCGACTCCCGCGCGACGGCTGCGCCGGCCCGCAACGGGCCGATACGCTCGGCCAGCCTGCGCACGGCCTTCGGCGGCAGGTGTACCGCGGCGGCACCGCCCGGGGTCCAGGCATGCCGAACTCGGTGGTCAAGAAGGTCGCTCACGACTACAGTGTGACATATGAACTCAGAACGTCACAGTTCGCTCGCCGAGGCCCGCGGCCG
Proteins encoded in this region:
- a CDS encoding gamma-glutamylcyclotransferase, coding for MRTRGGGGRELSYADADFPADPYPGARPGGSFVHLDEIGHALGHHTGGWHLAAGDALEDWLTTRGAPGLARRRPVLAYGSNACPAKITWLRTELGLTGPVVALHAECHDLAAVWAAGLRQRDGQRPATLAALPRAVERHAVWLATEEQIRVLDVCEGRGERYHLSRLHSGTVTLEDGTVLGEPLAYTAAGPQRMPLLAGGTPVRTAEVGQAEARLLRGDPATSHGLTVTVL
- a CDS encoding C39 family peptidase; amino-acid sequence: MRGRLATVILAIAVTATMAAPNAAAEPGGEAIDYQEWNSARDFALGTAEGVVPGPWGLRISRPVGTIERTEPDLGTTRSYEYGRWTTPRYRHGFDATELVASWNARTPDSTWLQIEARGRTAAGTDTAWYVLGQWAHGDGDIQRTTVAGQRDEHASVSVDTLVTRSGVTLRSYQLRVTLYREAGSWASPLVRGVGAMASHVPDRFEVPTSEPGPARGIELPVPRHAQNLHRGNYPEYGGGGQNWCSPTSTQMVVEYWGRGPSRRELSWIPPDYVDPTVAHAARFTYDYSYEGTGNWPFNTAYAAHHGLRGHVTRLHSLAELEGYIARGIPVITSQSFLESELDGAGYGTAGHIMVVVGFTEHGDVIVNDPASNSNEAVRNVYPRAQFETIWQRTKRYDAEGNVAGGPGGIAYVIRP
- a CDS encoding S-(hydroxymethyl)mycothiol dehydrogenase, producing MAYEVSGVVARAQGEPVTVEKVLVPDPGPGEAIVSVRACGVCHTDLHYREGGINDEFPFLLGHEAAGVVERVGAGVTAIEPGDFVILNWRAVCGVCRACRRGRPWYCFDTHNAAQPMTLADGTELSPALGIGAFVEKTLVHSGQCTKVSPAAEPAVAGLLGCGVMAGIGAAINTGQVGRGDTVAVIGCGGVGDAAIAGARLAGAGTIIAVDTDARKLEWARSFGATHTIHARDRGEDEIVAEVREHTAGFGADVVIDAVGRPETWRQAFYARDLAGTVVLVGVPTPDMRLADLPFIDFFARGGSLKSSWYGDCLPSRDFPMLIEAYLQGRLPLERFVTERIPLNGVEKAFERMHRGEVLRSVVVFD
- a CDS encoding TIGR03767 family metallophosphoesterase, with the translated sequence MPELTRRGFVAVAGASGLGLLLATPTARAVDRALRETTRRTVNPAGTTLEAVAVPVTRGPRYTRLTEGPGWPLVVRADLVAATSGRDERRTALASFVQFTDMHITDSECPARFEYLHPFVGSAHRPQETLGPVSAASLVRRVNAVANGPFTGRPFDFMMTTGDNTDNHEHIELSWFLGILNGGTITPTSGDPRRYEGVQDSGSAHYWNPGTRLDDDYTAKGFPRLPGLLDAAIGRFDSPGLDIPWYCTFGNHDNTPVGTLPANIPGIEYWYTGGHKIIGKDESTSRKLADAMRKPGATVPATELFGNSGLIREVTPDERRAPYSTAEFVRAHLDPANTGAGPVGHGFTDGNADGRDVYYTFRIAEGVTGISLDTTTLGGFADGSIGLGQFLWVERTLRAGSSAYYDVWGSKVTQDVSDELFILFSHHTSDSMGNPLPDSRHPLEPRLNGETFVGLLNRFPNVLAWVNGHQHLNKITPHPGSTPARGFWEINTASHIDFPQQARVIEVADNADGTLSLFTTLVEAEGPYAADYDDTTPPALASLYRELSYNDLHADRTREGAGPDRNTELLLVDPLA
- a CDS encoding FAD-binding oxidoreductase, whose amino-acid sequence is MSDLLDHRVRHAWTPGGAAAVHLPPKAVRRLAERIGPLRAGAAVARESDLAVPESALPPAASADLAEVVGAEHVLTDRVARLGRCGGLSYLDLLRRRLPGELPVPDAVLLPGDPEQVQRVLEACARHDLAVVPFGGGTSVVGGVTAARGGKHAVVVLDLRRLNRLVSVDPVSRLAVFQAGVRGPEAERLLAAHGLTLGHVPQSFERATIGGFAATRSAGQASAGYGRFEDMVEGVRLATPRGEWRLGVAPASAAGPDLRELAVGSEGALGVLTEVTVRVRPLPAVERFEGFVLDGWERGTAAVRELAQAGALADVTRLSDADETEISLTLKGGGRTALLRRYLRARGVAEPCLLVLGWHGGTRREIGGRRARTVRMLRAAGAVRLGRSAGEAWRAGRFAGPRQRDALLDLGLCVETLETATHWSTLSRLRTEVRAALVDSLRAPGRSPVVMCHVSHAYETGASLYFTVLLPRDDADPVGQWVRAKRAACQAIAGSGSPLGTISHHHAVGADHAPYLAGEIGEIGISVLAAAKRAVDPTGILNPGTLLREQ